One Sinorhizobium mexicanum genomic region harbors:
- a CDS encoding class I SAM-dependent methyltransferase: MPHHCRFCSTPLATLVADLGATPWSNSFLEPTEEAIAREQAFPLQVMVCSECLLVQTTETVPADEIFNAEYHYLSSFSTSWLDHSRRYAEKMIDRFNLDGTSQVVEVASNDGYLLQYFAGKNIPVLGVEPAANAAKIAEGRNVPTHVAFFGQITASELAARGIRADLTAANNVLAHVPDIADFVSGFPILLKPDGVATFEFPHLLHTIEGIQFDTIYHEHYSYLSLVAVERIFKACGLHVFDVEELPTHGGSLRIYAQLAGGKRPETAGLAKVRADEAAAGLMRMETYLAFGKRIAAVCEEFRAFLADAKAEGKTVAAYGAAAKGNTFLNVCGLTSDDIAFIVDRNDLKQGKLSPGSHIPIHAPDELAAAKPDYVAILPWNLTEEIVAANDHVRSWGGRFVVAIPEVRVI, from the coding sequence ATGCCCCATCACTGCCGTTTCTGCTCGACCCCGCTTGCAACGCTCGTTGCCGACCTGGGTGCGACGCCCTGGTCCAACTCGTTTCTCGAGCCGACCGAAGAAGCGATCGCGCGCGAGCAGGCCTTTCCCTTGCAGGTGATGGTCTGTTCCGAGTGCCTGCTCGTCCAGACGACCGAAACCGTACCGGCCGATGAGATCTTCAACGCGGAATATCACTACCTGTCGTCGTTCTCGACGAGCTGGCTGGACCATTCCCGGCGCTATGCCGAAAAGATGATCGACCGTTTCAATCTCGACGGCACGTCACAGGTGGTGGAGGTTGCCTCCAACGACGGCTATCTGCTGCAATATTTCGCCGGGAAGAATATTCCCGTGCTTGGCGTCGAACCCGCGGCCAATGCCGCCAAGATAGCCGAGGGTCGCAACGTCCCGACTCATGTCGCCTTCTTCGGGCAGATAACCGCAAGTGAACTGGCCGCACGCGGCATCCGCGCCGACCTGACGGCCGCGAACAATGTTCTGGCACACGTGCCGGACATCGCCGATTTCGTCAGCGGCTTCCCGATCCTGCTGAAGCCGGACGGTGTGGCGACCTTCGAGTTCCCGCATCTGCTGCACACGATCGAAGGCATCCAGTTCGATACGATTTACCACGAGCACTATTCTTATCTCTCGCTGGTCGCCGTCGAGCGCATTTTCAAAGCCTGCGGCCTGCACGTCTTCGACGTCGAGGAGCTGCCGACCCACGGCGGCTCGCTGCGCATCTATGCCCAGCTGGCAGGCGGCAAGAGGCCGGAGACCGCGGGCCTCGCGAAGGTGCGCGCCGACGAAGCTGCAGCCGGTCTGATGCGTATGGAGACCTACCTGGCGTTCGGAAAGCGGATCGCGGCCGTCTGCGAAGAATTTCGGGCCTTCCTCGCGGACGCAAAGGCCGAGGGCAAAACCGTGGCGGCCTACGGCGCCGCGGCCAAGGGCAACACTTTCCTGAACGTTTGCGGCCTTACCTCCGACGACATCGCCTTCATCGTCGACCGCAATGACCTGAAACAGGGCAAGCTGTCGCCCGGCAGCCATATCCCGATCCACGCGCCGGACGAACTGGCGGCCGCCAAGCCCGACTATGTCGCGATCCTTCCCTGGAACCTCACGGAAGAGATCGTTGCCGCGAATGATCACGTCCGCTCCTGGGGCGGCCGCTTCGTGGTCGCTATCCCGGAAGTGCGCGTGATTTGA